GTGCCCATGCCCGTGCCCATGAACGCGCTGAAAATGTCGATCATGCCCAGCACCGTACCCAACAGGCCCAGCAATGGGGCCATGGCGGCGATGGTGCCCAGCGCATTGATATAGCGTTCGAGTTCATGAACCACCCGTGCGGCGGCCTCTTCGATGCACTCTTTCATGATCTCGCGACCATGTTTGGAGTTGGCAAGGCCCGCCGCCAGGATCTCGCCCAACGGTGAGTTGGCGCGCAGTTCCTTGAGTTTTTCTTTATTGAGCTGTTTGTCCTTGATCCACACCCAGACCTGCCCGAGCAAATGCTCAGGGGTCACACGGCTGGCTCGCAGGGTCCAGAGACGCTCGGCGACGATCGCCATTGCCGCGATGGAACTCAGAATGATCGGCAGCATCATCCAGCCGCCGGATTTGACCAATTCCCACACAGTGACAGCCCCCTCGAAAAAGTGCGCCACTCTAACATAGGGGCCGGATGCACCGAAGACCGTGATGTCGCATCCGGTCGGGCTTTCATAACTGGCGGTTATGGGC
This region of Pseudomonas mandelii genomic DNA includes:
- a CDS encoding MotA/TolQ/ExbB proton channel family protein, whose translation is MWELVKSGGWMMLPIILSSIAAMAIVAERLWTLRASRVTPEHLLGQVWVWIKDKQLNKEKLKELRANSPLGEILAAGLANSKHGREIMKECIEEAAARVVHELERYINALGTIAAMAPLLGLLGTVLGMIDIFSAFMGTGMGTNAAVLAGGISKALITTAAGLMVGIPAVFFHRFLQRRIDELVVGMEQEAIKLVEVVQGDRDVDLAEGKA